One Mycolicibacterium fortuitum subsp. fortuitum genomic window carries:
- a CDS encoding DUF4132 domain-containing protein, producing the protein MESKSTEPQGVPPWLADGDPVHLDDVFVEVALPTRAHPPSSLADPDWQAAAAVVAECREAIDLDQTDPAIRDTVISALNRQPNDEHTQAENAVLLAAMRRSHLLYAIAAKNGLMEAVDTLIASLRISRVQTWDSSTRCHRFHLLNQPATRSYTHDPLDPHFEALRRMACLASDDEYAQVVTAVRAAATHMEPVGRAAFALALPDIPDLSDELIAEFADAGAEWLPWLQATAADPDLIDRARPRKRPEYGAFEYTARYVNALVVNRGSAALSTLVPHAIVDPVSEALTRIGQPEAIRALAGTASAGKSYQLRLGTAVDRWPAAAIAGLAQAVGDGGRDAATSRALLAGLVAKRRELADAVRPWLTGSAAAAIDSVTEQIDSHHDEAAPDELPQVLADPPWLRPKRKQLVVEGLEPLPLAPVERWRDGQRESWSRRSRYGTPSHQHEPASGGAGQGRLRNLLQKLNPPRQVDVTAAEVAAVAQDLCNPRYHWHSTGDVPPELCQNVAAALQTGDVAASVTAFHAWAQGYRDVTRWASVAVRGESLCGDHAEVLDRISPGFGLELWNALAGTVESDYGETYVLAKHGVDALPGLVTLVRRRPSEHLSTAIVFGAVELAPLAARAFRLSKTLRGEAERWLRTHPQHAVAGLIPAAIDKPSEARDNAATALRAMAAQGNRELILSTAAAYQRDDVTAAVTAMLDEDPTDLYPTKRSKLPKYWVPAVWRRPILHSGKPLPLEAVDHLGTMLAFPTGDGIYAGIGQVVDACTADSLADFGWDLFSAWLAAGAPSKDSWAMTCLGLFGTDDTARKFTPLVRAWPGESQHKRAVVGLDVLAGIGSDVALMMLNGIAGKVKFKALQERAREKITQIADERGLTTAELEDRLAPDLGLEPDGTMLLDFGPRQFRVGFDEALKPFVRDSDGARLKDLPKARRDDDAELATAATARWRALKKDARTVSGQQVLRLELAMCARRRWSLPVFEQFLAGHPLVRHLVQRLVWATYTDAGDLDRCFRVAEDGQYTDADDEPITLADDAVIGLPHALELPEAESAGFGQLFTDYELLQPFTQLGRDTYRLTEAEKSSTELTRWSDLVVPTGKVLGLTNRGWDRGMPQDAGVIHDMEKPLPGGWRAVADLSEGLAVGALDYFPEQSITRVIVGTPGKWTVDAKTFGELDEITASELIRDLEGLRG; encoded by the coding sequence CACCTGCTGTATGCGATCGCGGCAAAGAACGGGCTCATGGAGGCCGTCGATACCCTGATCGCATCGTTGCGCATCAGCCGCGTCCAAACCTGGGACAGTTCCACCAGATGTCATCGCTTCCATCTGCTCAACCAGCCCGCCACACGAAGCTACACACATGACCCGTTAGACCCCCATTTCGAGGCGCTTCGTCGAATGGCCTGCCTGGCTTCCGACGACGAATACGCGCAAGTCGTCACTGCGGTACGAGCGGCCGCGACGCACATGGAACCCGTGGGCCGGGCCGCCTTTGCCCTGGCTCTGCCCGATATCCCGGACCTGAGCGACGAGTTGATCGCCGAGTTCGCCGACGCCGGCGCAGAGTGGCTGCCCTGGCTACAAGCCACCGCAGCCGACCCGGACCTGATCGACCGCGCCCGGCCACGAAAGCGACCCGAATACGGGGCTTTCGAATACACGGCTCGGTACGTCAACGCGCTGGTGGTGAACCGCGGTTCGGCGGCCCTGAGCACTCTGGTCCCGCACGCGATCGTCGACCCGGTGAGCGAGGCACTCACACGGATCGGGCAGCCCGAGGCCATCCGGGCACTGGCCGGCACCGCAAGTGCCGGCAAGTCCTATCAGCTGCGGCTGGGCACCGCCGTCGACCGGTGGCCGGCGGCCGCCATCGCAGGGCTCGCCCAGGCCGTCGGCGACGGTGGCCGCGACGCCGCTACGTCCCGGGCGTTGCTCGCCGGGCTGGTCGCGAAACGTCGAGAGCTGGCCGACGCGGTGCGTCCCTGGTTGACGGGGAGTGCCGCCGCCGCGATCGACAGCGTCACCGAGCAGATCGACAGCCACCACGACGAGGCCGCACCCGACGAGCTGCCGCAGGTGCTGGCCGACCCACCGTGGTTGCGACCCAAGCGGAAACAGCTTGTGGTCGAGGGTTTGGAGCCGTTGCCGCTGGCTCCGGTGGAGCGCTGGCGCGACGGTCAGCGTGAGAGCTGGTCCCGACGATCGAGATACGGCACGCCCAGCCACCAGCACGAACCAGCTTCCGGTGGTGCGGGCCAAGGCCGTCTGAGGAATCTGCTTCAAAAGCTGAACCCTCCACGGCAAGTTGACGTCACAGCCGCCGAAGTAGCCGCCGTGGCCCAAGATTTGTGTAACCCGCGTTACCACTGGCACTCGACCGGCGACGTCCCACCCGAGCTGTGTCAGAACGTCGCCGCGGCGTTGCAGACCGGCGACGTCGCGGCCAGCGTCACTGCGTTCCATGCCTGGGCCCAGGGCTACCGCGACGTCACACGCTGGGCTTCGGTGGCCGTCCGCGGCGAGTCGCTGTGCGGCGACCATGCAGAAGTGCTCGATCGCATCTCTCCCGGATTCGGCCTGGAGCTCTGGAACGCGCTGGCCGGCACCGTGGAATCGGACTACGGCGAGACATACGTACTGGCCAAACACGGTGTCGACGCACTGCCGGGTTTGGTAACCCTGGTCCGCAGACGTCCCTCCGAACACCTTTCGACGGCAATCGTTTTCGGCGCCGTCGAGCTGGCGCCGTTGGCCGCGCGCGCCTTCCGTCTTTCCAAGACGCTGCGGGGTGAGGCCGAGCGCTGGTTGCGCACCCATCCCCAACACGCCGTGGCCGGGCTGATTCCCGCGGCCATCGACAAGCCGAGTGAGGCCAGGGACAACGCCGCAACAGCCCTGCGAGCCATGGCTGCCCAGGGGAACCGTGAGCTGATTCTGTCCACCGCAGCGGCGTACCAACGTGACGATGTGACCGCGGCTGTGACGGCGATGCTGGACGAAGACCCCACCGACCTCTACCCGACGAAGCGCAGCAAATTGCCGAAATACTGGGTACCGGCCGTGTGGCGACGGCCAATACTGCACTCCGGCAAGCCATTACCGCTGGAAGCGGTCGACCACCTCGGCACCATGCTGGCCTTCCCCACCGGGGACGGGATCTACGCCGGGATCGGCCAGGTCGTCGATGCCTGCACCGCCGATTCCCTGGCCGACTTCGGTTGGGACCTCTTCTCGGCGTGGCTGGCGGCGGGTGCGCCCAGCAAGGACAGCTGGGCCATGACATGTCTGGGGTTGTTCGGCACCGACGACACCGCGCGAAAATTCACACCGCTGGTGCGGGCCTGGCCCGGCGAATCTCAGCACAAGCGTGCCGTGGTCGGCTTGGATGTGCTGGCCGGGATCGGCTCCGACGTCGCGCTGATGATGCTCAATGGCATCGCAGGCAAGGTCAAGTTCAAGGCGCTGCAGGAACGGGCCCGGGAGAAGATCACCCAGATCGCTGACGAACGGGGCCTCACGACAGCCGAACTGGAAGACCGCCTTGCGCCCGACCTGGGCTTGGAACCCGACGGCACCATGCTGCTGGATTTCGGCCCACGGCAGTTCCGGGTCGGCTTCGACGAAGCCCTCAAACCGTTTGTGCGCGATAGCGATGGCGCTCGGCTGAAAGACCTCCCGAAGGCCCGTCGTGACGACGATGCCGAGCTGGCCACCGCCGCCACGGCCCGGTGGAGGGCACTCAAGAAGGACGCCCGCACGGTTTCCGGTCAGCAGGTGTTGCGCCTGGAGCTGGCGATGTGTGCACGGCGCCGCTGGAGTCTGCCGGTGTTCGAGCAGTTCTTGGCCGGCCATCCGTTGGTGCGCCACCTGGTGCAGCGTTTGGTGTGGGCCACCTACACCGACGCCGGAGACCTCGACCGGTGCTTCCGCGTCGCCGAAGACGGTCAGTACACCGACGCCGACGACGAGCCGATCACGCTGGCCGATGATGCCGTCATCGGCCTGCCGCACGCGCTGGAACTCCCCGAGGCCGAATCCGCGGGCTTCGGTCAGCTGTTCACCGATTACGAACTGCTGCAACCCTTTACCCAACTCGGCCGGGACACCTACCGGCTCACCGAGGCCGAGAAATCCAGCACCGAACTCACCCGGTGGAGCGATCTCGTCGTCCCCACCGGCAAAGTCCTCGGCCTGACCAACCGCGGCTGGGACCGCGGCATGCCCCAGGACGCCGGCGTCATCCACGACATGGAGAAGCCGCTGCCGGGAGGCTGGCGGGCGGTCGCCGACCTCTCGGAAGGCCTCGCCGTCGGGGCGCTCGACTACTTCCCCGAACAAAGCATCACCCGGGTGATCGTCGGTACTCCCGGGAAATGGACGGTCGACGCGAAGACCTTCGGTGAGCTCGACGAGATCACCGCAAGCGAACTCATCCGCGACCTGGAGGGTCTCCGTGGCTGA